A genomic window from Bradyrhizobium lupini includes:
- the neuC gene encoding UDP-N-acetylglucosamine 2-epimerase — protein sequence MNSVARKICFVTGSRADFGLLVWPMRAIRETPGLTLQLVATGMHLAPEFGYTFNAIRDEGFEVDERIETLLSSDTGAGVAKSAGLGVIGFADAFTRLGPDLVVALGDRFEMFAAAQAAMFMRLPMAHLFGGDVTEGAVDESIRHAISKMSHLHFTSNPGSTRRLIQLGEHPSRIHTIGSVGIDAIKHLALMDRDDIGRAIGMPLGARNALITFHPVTVETGRSVAELGELFAALSALDPGFRFVFTLANADAEGRALNARIEAFAAGRPNTIAVASLGQLRYLSLMSQVDLVIGNSSSGVLEAPSFGVPTVDIGDRQKGRERAASVFHAAPKRDSIEAAISAALQRGRQATVNPYGDGESSRRFADIVAGIPDFRQLLAKGFYDLPASGARP from the coding sequence ATGAATAGCGTCGCGCGAAAAATCTGCTTCGTTACCGGTAGCCGTGCTGATTTCGGGCTGCTGGTCTGGCCGATGCGCGCAATCCGCGAGACGCCCGGCTTGACGCTTCAGCTCGTCGCCACCGGCATGCACCTCGCGCCGGAGTTCGGCTATACCTTCAATGCTATCCGCGACGAGGGGTTCGAGGTCGACGAGCGTATCGAGACGCTGCTCAGCAGCGACACTGGGGCCGGCGTCGCGAAATCGGCCGGCCTCGGCGTCATCGGCTTTGCCGATGCCTTCACGCGGCTAGGACCGGATCTCGTGGTCGCCCTCGGCGACCGCTTCGAGATGTTCGCGGCCGCGCAGGCGGCGATGTTCATGCGGCTGCCGATGGCGCATTTGTTCGGCGGCGATGTCACTGAGGGCGCAGTGGACGAGTCCATCCGTCACGCCATCAGCAAGATGTCGCATCTGCATTTCACCAGCAACCCGGGCTCGACGCGGCGGCTGATACAGCTCGGCGAGCATCCATCGCGCATTCACACCATCGGCTCGGTTGGCATCGATGCCATCAAGCATCTCGCCCTGATGGACCGCGACGACATCGGCCGCGCGATCGGGATGCCGCTCGGTGCGCGCAACGCGCTCATCACGTTCCACCCCGTCACGGTCGAGACCGGGCGCTCGGTGGCCGAACTGGGCGAGCTGTTCGCGGCATTGTCGGCGCTCGATCCCGGCTTTCGTTTCGTGTTCACCCTCGCCAACGCCGATGCCGAGGGCCGCGCGTTGAACGCACGGATCGAAGCTTTTGCGGCGGGCCGGCCGAACACGATCGCGGTCGCCTCGCTCGGACAGCTCCGCTACCTCAGCCTGATGAGCCAGGTGGACCTGGTGATCGGCAATTCCTCGAGCGGCGTGCTCGAAGCGCCTTCCTTCGGCGTTCCCACGGTCGATATCGGCGATCGTCAGAAGGGACGTGAACGAGCGGCATCGGTATTTCACGCAGCGCCCAAGCGCGATTCGATAGAAGCCGCCATCTCGGCGGCTCTCCAGCGCGGCCGTCAAGCCACCGTCAACCCTTACGGGGACGGTGAATCCAGTCGCCGATTTGCCGACATCGTCGCCGGCATCCCCGATTTCAGGCAGCTTCTGGCGAAGGGCTTTTATGACCTTCCGGCAAGCGGAGCGCGGCCATGA
- a CDS encoding LegC family aminotransferase: MTRSDFEPKTIVDAVRRAVGTPNGILGLHEPVFAGNEIAYLEECIKSTFVSSVGPFVDRFERMLEEVTGAKRAVAVVNGTAALHACFRLAGVEPGDEVISPALTFIATTNAIAYCGATPHFVDSSLVTLGMDARALAARLDEIAERTAKGTVNRETGRRIAAIAPMHTFGHPVELDEIAATAREWGVALVEDAAESLGSTYKGHAVGSQTRLAALSFNGNKIVTTGGGGAILTNDEELGRRAKHLTTTAKLPHKWAFVHDEIGFNYRLPNLNAALGCAQLEQLDGFLASKRKLALAYERAFADIPGGRFSREPKDTTSNYWLNAILLDEAHAERRDEVLAALNDAGFGARPAWTLMHKLPMFAQNPRGDLSAAESIERRLINLPSSASIRVRDE; the protein is encoded by the coding sequence GTGACCAGGTCAGACTTCGAACCCAAGACCATCGTCGATGCCGTACGGCGCGCTGTGGGAACACCCAACGGAATTCTCGGCCTGCACGAGCCGGTGTTCGCGGGAAACGAGATCGCCTATCTCGAAGAGTGCATCAAGAGCACCTTCGTCTCCTCCGTCGGGCCGTTCGTCGATCGGTTCGAACGCATGCTGGAGGAGGTCACCGGCGCCAAGCGCGCGGTGGCCGTCGTCAACGGCACTGCCGCGCTGCATGCCTGCTTCCGCCTCGCCGGCGTCGAGCCTGGCGACGAGGTCATTTCGCCAGCGCTAACTTTCATCGCGACGACCAATGCGATCGCCTATTGCGGCGCAACGCCGCATTTCGTCGACAGCTCGCTCGTCACGCTCGGCATGGATGCTCGCGCACTCGCCGCGCGGCTCGACGAGATCGCCGAGCGCACCGCCAAGGGGACGGTCAATCGCGAGACCGGGCGCCGCATCGCCGCGATCGCGCCGATGCACACGTTCGGGCATCCGGTCGAGCTCGACGAGATTGCCGCGACCGCCCGCGAGTGGGGCGTTGCGCTGGTGGAGGACGCCGCAGAATCGCTGGGCTCGACCTACAAGGGGCACGCAGTCGGATCGCAGACGCGGCTCGCGGCGCTGAGCTTCAACGGCAACAAGATCGTCACCACCGGCGGCGGCGGCGCTATCCTCACCAATGACGAGGAACTGGGGCGCCGCGCCAAGCATCTCACCACCACCGCGAAGCTGCCGCACAAATGGGCGTTCGTGCATGACGAGATCGGTTTCAATTACCGCCTGCCCAATTTGAACGCGGCGCTCGGCTGTGCGCAGCTCGAGCAGCTCGATGGTTTTTTGGCGAGCAAGCGCAAGCTTGCCTTGGCCTATGAACGCGCCTTCGCGGATATTCCCGGCGGCCGCTTCTCGCGCGAGCCAAAGGACACCACGAGCAATTACTGGCTGAACGCGATCCTGCTCGACGAGGCTCATGCGGAGCGGCGCGACGAGGTCCTCGCCGCGCTCAACGACGCCGGTTTTGGCGCGCGTCCTGCCTGGACATTGATGCACAAGCTGCCGATGTTCGCGCAGAACCCGCGCGGCGATCTCTCGGCCGCCGAGTCGATCGAACGCCGGTTGATCAACCTGCCGAGCAGCGCCAGCATTAGGGTCCGCGATGAATAG
- a CDS encoding NAD-dependent 4,6-dehydratase LegB: MADLRDARVLVTGSDGFIGSHVVEELVKAGARVKAIVYYNSFNSWGWLDTVPADIMTSVEVVAGDIRDPHFMIAAANGCTDVLHLAALIAIPFSYVAPDSYVETNVRGTVNVLQAARMAGVRRFVQTSTSEVYGTAQTVPIKESHPLVGQSPYSASKIASDQMALSFQASFDMPVVVIRPFNTFGPRQSARAVIPTIISQIATGKRSIRLGAVSPTRDFSFVTDTARGLIAGLTAPAEQVVGQTINLGSGFEIAVGATAQMIADVMGTTIEIETDEARLRPANSEVERLWADNSKARQQLGWSPEFGGVDGMRRGMIKTVDWFTNPANLSRYKADVYNV; encoded by the coding sequence ATGGCAGATCTGAGGGACGCCCGCGTCCTCGTTACCGGCAGCGACGGCTTTATCGGTTCGCATGTCGTCGAGGAGCTGGTGAAAGCCGGTGCCCGCGTCAAGGCGATCGTCTATTACAATTCCTTCAATTCCTGGGGCTGGCTCGACACGGTGCCGGCCGACATCATGACGTCGGTGGAGGTCGTGGCCGGCGACATCCGCGATCCCCACTTCATGATCGCGGCCGCGAACGGCTGCACCGACGTGCTGCATCTGGCGGCGTTGATCGCGATCCCGTTCTCTTACGTCGCGCCCGACTCCTATGTCGAAACCAACGTGCGCGGCACCGTGAACGTGCTCCAGGCCGCGCGCATGGCCGGCGTGCGCCGCTTCGTGCAGACTTCGACCAGCGAGGTCTACGGCACGGCGCAGACCGTTCCGATCAAAGAGAGCCATCCGCTGGTCGGACAGTCGCCCTACTCCGCCTCGAAGATCGCCTCCGACCAGATGGCGTTGTCGTTCCAGGCCTCGTTCGACATGCCCGTCGTGGTGATCCGGCCGTTCAACACCTTTGGACCGCGACAATCGGCGCGCGCGGTGATCCCGACGATCATCAGCCAGATTGCGACCGGCAAGCGGAGTATCCGCCTCGGTGCCGTCAGCCCGACGCGCGATTTCTCGTTCGTCACCGACACTGCGCGCGGCCTGATCGCGGGCCTTACGGCGCCTGCGGAACAAGTCGTCGGCCAGACCATCAATCTCGGCAGCGGTTTTGAGATCGCCGTTGGCGCGACCGCGCAGATGATCGCCGATGTCATGGGGACGACCATCGAAATCGAGACCGACGAGGCGCGCCTGCGTCCCGCCAACAGCGAGGTCGAACGGCTGTGGGCCGACAATTCCAAGGCACGCCAGCAACTTGGCTGGAGCCCTGAATTCGGCGGTGTCGACGGCATGCGCCGCGGGATGATCAAGACGGTCGACTGGTTCACCAATCCTGCAAACCTCAGCCGCTACAAGGCTGACGTCTACAACGTTTGA